The Bos mutus isolate GX-2022 chromosome 7, NWIPB_WYAK_1.1, whole genome shotgun sequence genome window below encodes:
- the LOC102288075 gene encoding olfactory receptor 7A17, protein MLPGNKTQISEFILLGFSEEPALQPLLFGLFLSWYLITVVGNLLIIPAIISDSHLHTPMYFLLSNLFFVDICFISTTIPKMLVNIQTQSKVISYEDCFTQVYFFILFVQLDDFLLTVMSYDRYVAICHPLHYTVIMNARLCALLVLVSWMIGALNSLLQTLLALCLSFCTVLEIPHFFCEFKEVIQLACSDTFLNKTMMYFAVGLLGGGPFAGICYSYSRIVSSIHRISSAQGKYKAFSTCASHLSVVSLFYCTALGVYFTPAVTHNSHSSVTASVMYTVVTPVLNPFIYSLRNKDIKRALRKFLRMATILEPIVLRQKKC, encoded by the coding sequence ATGTTACCAGGCAACAAAACACAAATTTCAGAATTTATTCTTCTGGGATTTTCAGAGGAACCAGCACTGCAGCCCCTCCTATTTGGGCTTTTCCTCTCCTGGTACCTGATCACTGTGGTTGGAAATCTGCTCATCATCCCGGCCATCATCTCagactcccacctccacacccccatgtacttcctcCTCTCCAACCTGTTCTTTGTGGACATCTGTTTCATCTCCACCACCATCCCCAAAATGCTGGTGAATATACAAACACAAAGCAAAGTCATTTCCTATGAAGACTGCTTCACTCAGGTATATTTTTTCATACTATTTGTACAGTTGGATGACTTCCTCCTGACCGTCATGTCCTATGACCGGTATGTTGCTATCTGTCACCCACTGCACTACACAGTCATCATGAACGCCCGGCTGTGTGCACTGCTGGTTCTGGTGTCCTGGATGATAGGTGCCCTGAATTCCTTGTTACAAACTTTACTGGCCCTGTGCCTGTCTTTCTGTACAGTCTTGGAAATCCCCCACTTCTTCTGTGAATTCAAAGAGGTGATCCAACTTGCCTGTTCTGACACCTTTCTAAATAAAACCATGATGTACTTTGCAGTTGGGCTGTTGGGTGGTGGTCCATTTGCTGGGATATGTTACTCATACTCTAGGATAGTTTCCTCCATACATAGAATCTCATCAGCTCAGGGGAAGTATAAAGCATTTTCCACCTGTGCATCTCACCTCTCGGTTGTCTCCTTATTTTATTGTACAGCCTTAGGAGTGTACTTTACCCCTGCTGTTACCCACAATTCACATTCAAGTGTAACAGCCTCGGTGATGTACACTGTGGTCACACCCGtgctgaaccccttcatctacagTCTGAGGAATAAAGACATAAAGAGGGCTCTGAGAAAATTCTTAAGGATGGCAACTATATTAGAACCAATTGTGTTGAGGCAGAAGAAGTGTTGA